In the Plectropomus leopardus isolate mb chromosome 5, YSFRI_Pleo_2.0, whole genome shotgun sequence genome, one interval contains:
- the ywhae1 gene encoding tyrosine 3-monooxygenase/tryptophan 5-monooxygenase activation protein, epsilon polypeptide 1, with the protein MGEREDLVYQAKLAEQAERYDEMVESMKSVAGMDVELTVEERNLLSVAYKNVIGARRASWRIISSIEQREESKAGEEKLKMIREYRQNVEKELKSICGDILDALERHLLPSAVMGESKVFYNKMKGDYHRYLAEFATGNNRKEAAENSLVAYKTATDLAMLELPPTHPIRLGLALNFSVFYYEILNSPDRACRLAKAAFDDAITELDTLNEDSYKDSTLIMQLLRDNLTLWTSDMQGEGEEQKEQLQDVDDEAQ; encoded by the exons ATGGGAGAGCGAGAGGACCTAGTTTACCAGGCAAAACTCGCCGAGCAGGCAGAGAGATATGACG AGATGGTGGAGTCTATGAAGAGTGTGGCAGGCATGGACGTGGAGCTCACAGTGGAGGAGAGGAACCTACTATCAGTGGCCTACAAGAATGTGATCGGAGCTCGGAGAGCATCCTGGAGGATAATCAGCAGTATCGAACAGAGGGAAGAGAGCAAGGCCGGAGAAGAAAAACTGAAGATGATCCGGGAATACAGGCAAAAT GTTGAGAAGGAGCTGAAGTCAATCTGTGGTGACATTCTGGATGCACTGGAAAGGCACTTACTCCCATCTGCTGTCATGGGGGAGTCTAAGGTCTTCTACAACAAAAT GAAGGGTGACTACCACAGGTACCTGGCAGAGTTCGCCACTGGCAACAACAGAAAGGAGGCAGCAGAGAACAGCCTGGTGGCCTACAAAACCGCTACTGATCTAGCCATGTTGGAGCTGCCACCCACACACCCCATCCGCCTCGGCCTTGCCCTCAACTTCTCCGTCTTCTACTACGAGATCCTAAACTCTCCCGACCGCGCCTGCAG GTTGGCAAAGGCTGCGTTTGATGACGCCATCACAGAACTGGACACACTGAATGAAGACAGCTACAAGGACTCCACACTTATCATGCAGTTGTTACGTGACAACCTGACACTATGGACTTCAGATATGCAGGGAGAGG GCGAAGAACAAAAAGAGCAACTGCAAGACGTCGACGATGAGGCCCAGTGA